A single genomic interval of Flectobacillus major DSM 103 harbors:
- a CDS encoding aldo/keto reductase, which translates to MKYNYVGETGLLVSELCLGTMTFGGQNAGMWDNIGKLQQQEVNELIKVATEAGINFIDTANVYSYGQSEQLLGQALKDLSIPRDQVVIATKVLGRMDEYPNSTGLSRYHIFNSVEASLKRLQMDYIDILYVHGVDPKTSVEQIVRTLNDIVNTGKVRYIAICNWPAWMVAEAQTIAKYNGLHRFIGLQYYYSAVSRDIEHELVPMAAHHQLAIFPWSPLAGGFLSGKYTREQSAAGSRRENFDFPPINKEKGYDLVDVLGNIATAHNATIAQIALAWVRQQNGITSTIIGAKTVRQLADNLRSIEIQLSSEDLTKIDAVSPLSMLYPGWMVNRQSSYRN; encoded by the coding sequence ATGAAGTATAATTATGTAGGCGAAACAGGTTTGCTAGTTTCGGAACTTTGTTTGGGTACAATGACTTTTGGTGGTCAAAATGCTGGAATGTGGGACAATATTGGTAAACTACAACAGCAAGAAGTAAACGAGCTGATTAAAGTGGCTACTGAGGCTGGAATCAATTTTATTGATACTGCAAATGTCTATTCTTATGGTCAATCTGAACAGTTATTGGGACAGGCCTTAAAAGATTTGTCTATTCCTCGTGACCAAGTAGTGATTGCAACTAAGGTTTTGGGCAGAATGGACGAATATCCCAATAGCACTGGCTTATCGAGGTATCATATTTTTAATTCGGTAGAGGCAAGTTTGAAGCGTCTACAAATGGACTATATCGATATTTTGTATGTACATGGCGTTGACCCAAAAACATCTGTCGAGCAAATAGTACGTACTCTCAACGACATCGTCAATACAGGAAAAGTGCGTTATATCGCTATTTGTAACTGGCCTGCTTGGATGGTAGCCGAGGCTCAGACAATTGCCAAATACAATGGTTTGCACCGATTTATTGGCTTACAATATTATTATTCGGCTGTAAGCCGCGATATTGAACACGAGCTTGTACCAATGGCAGCACATCATCAGTTAGCTATTTTTCCTTGGAGTCCATTAGCGGGTGGTTTTTTGAGTGGAAAATATACACGTGAACAATCCGCGGCTGGTTCGAGAAGAGAAAATTTTGATTTTCCTCCTATCAACAAAGAAAAAGGTTACGACTTGGTCGATGTTTTGGGAAATATTGCTACAGCCCATAATGCTACTATAGCACAGATTGCTTTGGCTTGGGTAAGGCAACAAAACGGTATTACAAGTACTATTATCGGAGCCAAAACGGTAAGGCAACTCGCTGATAATCTTCGTTCTATCGAAATTCAGTTATCGTCTGAAGACTTAACAAAAATCGATGCGGTAAGTCCGTTATCTATGCTATATCCTGGCTGGATGGTAAACCGACAAAGTAGTTACAGAAACTAG
- a CDS encoding helix-turn-helix domain-containing protein, protein MSQIHTLEDLYKSRLNFVPENLKNDIGHFNVFRVEDFIGNSRKPIPYSRKDYYKISLVIGQNHYHYADKSVEVQQAGISFANPMIPYKLERIGEQQSGYFCVFTEAFLQQIPNIKEYPIFKLGSFPIYELEEGHIAEFRYIFEQMLTEINQDYTYKYDLLRALVQQLIHKAMRLKPNETVIALQNHSANTRITSLFVELLERQFPIESPSQTMKLRNPADFATYLSVHINHLNRALKTVTGKTTSQLIGERVLQEAKTLLKHTDWNIAEVGFSLGFDDPSHFTSFFRRATQTTPKVFRA, encoded by the coding sequence ATGAGCCAAATACATACTTTAGAGGATTTATACAAAAGCCGTTTAAACTTTGTACCTGAGAATCTTAAAAATGACATTGGGCATTTTAATGTATTTCGGGTTGAAGATTTTATTGGAAATTCCAGAAAGCCTATTCCTTATAGCCGTAAAGATTATTACAAAATTTCGTTGGTAATTGGTCAAAACCATTATCATTATGCCGATAAAAGCGTGGAAGTACAACAGGCAGGTATTTCATTTGCCAATCCGATGATTCCCTATAAGTTAGAGCGAATTGGCGAACAGCAATCAGGTTATTTTTGTGTATTTACAGAAGCTTTTCTTCAACAAATTCCTAATATCAAAGAATACCCTATTTTTAAATTAGGCTCTTTTCCTATTTATGAGTTAGAAGAAGGCCATATTGCCGAATTTCGCTATATTTTTGAGCAAATGCTTACCGAAATCAATCAAGATTATACTTATAAGTACGATTTGCTACGGGCATTGGTACAGCAACTTATTCATAAAGCAATGCGTTTAAAGCCCAACGAAACGGTTATTGCTTTACAAAATCATTCGGCTAATACCCGTATTACTTCGCTTTTTGTAGAGTTGCTCGAACGCCAATTTCCGATTGAGTCACCTTCGCAAACGATGAAACTCCGAAACCCAGCAGATTTTGCTACGTATCTTTCTGTACATATTAATCACCTTAATAGGGCTTTGAAAACGGTTACAGGAAAAACTACGTCTCAATTAATCGGAGAACGGGTTTTGCAAGAAGCCAAAACTTTGTTGAAGCACACCGACTGGAATATTGCCGAGGTTGGGTTTAGTCTTGGTTTTGACGACCCTTCGCATTTTACTTCCTTTTTTCGGCGGGCTACTCAAACCACCCCCAAGGTGTTTCGGGCTTAG
- a CDS encoding ThuA domain-containing protein, whose product MNKIYKTLIKSTFAFLMTLIGCLWHSSMIFGQANPARVLVFSKTAAFRHASIEVGKVAFQKMAKEKGFAVDLSEDASVFSTENLKKYRAVVFLSTTGDVLNSTQQAEFERYIQAGGGYLGIHAATDTEYEWPWYGRLAGAYFLDHPMVPSNVQKGKFFVTMKNWATKNMPDTFERSDEFYSFKDINPNINVVLKIDEKTYQGGKNGDNHPISWYHEFDGGRSFYTAMGHTDETFSEPLFLDHIWAGLQYVMGGDAPKPLDYSKARPEENRFTKVILEEKLNEPMELSVLNDGRILFIERHGAVRLYNTKTKQLKTIANIPVSTKYTDKDGKVTEAEDGLLGLNKDPNFAQNHWIYLYYSDPNASQNILTRYELRGDELVMDSKKVLLEIPTQREQCCHTGGSIAWDKMGNLYLSTGDNTNPHGSNGYSPSDERPDRAPWDAQKSSANTNDLRGKIIRIKPTANGSYTIPEGNLFPKGTPQTRPEIYTMGHRNPFRISVDSKKGNLYWGEVGPDANKPSADRGPEGHDEVGQARKAGNFGWPHFVGDNKAYNKFDFTKNIAGEKWDANAPTNNSPNNTGLKVLPPAQKALIWYPYAASKEFPLVGSGGRNAMAGPVFYSDEFKNAPRAFPKYYNDKLLIYEWMRGWIMAVTLDKDGNYVSMEQFMPSYKFSNPMDMEFAENGDLYMLEYGSGWFTANDDARLIRIEYNGGNRKPVVQMAANQMGGALPFKLSLTSKGTSDADGDALTYSWKISSKNGFNKVINQPNADLTLTKAGIYKVTLSVTDAKGAVNTQSMEVSAGNEPPVLSFDMPKSNKTFFFPNKSFDYEVMVNDKEDGSLANGKIKPEQVAVNIDYLAEGFDKVAIAQGHRSADASASLNTGRKLIEASDCKACHSVDKKSVGPMYREVAQKYKGDGTALEKLTKKVIAGGSGVWGEVAMAGHPQLSTNDASEMVKYILSLANEKVKESILPTKGTFTAKLPANDKGQGVYILRASYQDQGANGIPSLGSEQTFTLRNPKIGAHSFDKFESVSKMSFGGNELAIPGKSGAYVTLNKIDLTNIRQIELSVIAPKPQVNAQGGKIEFRLGSPTGKLIGESAFVEPSESLGFAGKPVTINIPPTEGIHDVYLVFQNPKADSQTLMILMGAQFKTEITASEPVQETAAPKNDMTIYTGKYKMTGLPFDYIEVKAQDGKLLMNAMGQEGELKALNEPDKFDADGKATIIFIKDDTGKVTKVKLEAMGMGFDGKKE is encoded by the coding sequence ATGAACAAAATTTATAAAACCCTGATAAAAAGCACCTTTGCTTTTTTGATGACACTAATAGGATGTCTTTGGCATTCTAGTATGATATTTGGCCAAGCTAACCCAGCACGTGTTTTGGTTTTTAGCAAAACCGCAGCCTTTCGCCACGCCTCTATTGAAGTAGGGAAAGTAGCTTTTCAAAAAATGGCGAAAGAAAAAGGTTTTGCTGTTGACTTGAGCGAAGATGCTTCCGTATTTTCAACCGAAAACCTCAAGAAATACCGTGCAGTAGTATTTTTGAGTACTACTGGCGATGTGCTAAATTCTACTCAACAAGCTGAATTTGAACGATATATTCAGGCAGGAGGTGGATATTTAGGGATTCACGCCGCTACTGATACCGAATACGAATGGCCTTGGTATGGTCGTTTGGCTGGTGCATATTTCCTCGACCACCCAATGGTACCTAGCAATGTACAAAAAGGGAAATTTTTTGTGACTATGAAAAACTGGGCAACCAAAAATATGCCTGATACTTTTGAGCGTTCGGATGAATTCTATAGTTTTAAAGACATCAATCCCAACATCAATGTTGTATTAAAAATTGATGAAAAAACCTACCAAGGAGGTAAAAATGGTGATAATCATCCTATTAGCTGGTATCATGAATTTGATGGTGGCCGTTCGTTTTATACCGCAATGGGACATACCGACGAAACCTTCTCCGAGCCACTTTTTCTTGACCATATTTGGGCAGGTTTGCAATACGTAATGGGAGGCGATGCACCCAAACCATTAGATTATTCTAAGGCTCGTCCTGAAGAAAATCGCTTTACAAAAGTGATATTGGAAGAAAAATTGAATGAACCAATGGAATTGAGTGTTTTGAACGACGGCCGTATTTTGTTTATCGAACGTCATGGAGCAGTTCGTTTGTACAACACCAAAACCAAACAACTCAAAACCATTGCTAATATTCCTGTAAGTACCAAATATACCGACAAAGACGGAAAAGTAACCGAAGCAGAAGATGGATTATTAGGCTTGAACAAAGACCCTAATTTTGCCCAAAACCACTGGATTTATTTGTATTATTCTGACCCAAATGCTTCTCAAAATATTTTAACTCGTTATGAACTGCGTGGCGATGAGCTAGTAATGGATTCTAAAAAAGTATTGTTAGAAATTCCTACTCAGCGTGAACAATGCTGCCATACAGGCGGCTCGATTGCATGGGACAAAATGGGCAATTTGTATCTATCGACTGGCGATAATACCAATCCACATGGGTCTAATGGCTACAGCCCAAGCGACGAACGCCCTGACCGTGCTCCTTGGGATGCTCAAAAATCATCGGCCAACACCAACGATTTACGTGGTAAAATCATCAGAATTAAGCCTACTGCCAATGGCTCTTATACCATTCCTGAAGGTAATTTATTTCCAAAAGGTACACCACAAACCCGTCCCGAAATTTATACAATGGGACACCGCAACCCTTTCCGTATTTCGGTAGATTCTAAAAAAGGTAATTTGTATTGGGGCGAAGTAGGCCCAGATGCCAATAAACCTTCTGCCGACCGTGGCCCAGAAGGACACGACGAGGTTGGGCAAGCCCGTAAAGCAGGTAACTTTGGCTGGCCTCATTTTGTAGGCGACAACAAAGCTTATAATAAATTTGACTTTACGAAAAATATTGCTGGCGAAAAATGGGATGCCAACGCTCCAACCAACAATTCGCCCAACAACACTGGCTTGAAGGTATTGCCTCCTGCACAAAAAGCACTTATCTGGTATCCTTATGCAGCCTCTAAAGAATTTCCATTGGTAGGTAGTGGCGGTAGAAATGCTATGGCTGGGCCTGTATTTTATAGCGATGAATTTAAAAATGCTCCACGTGCTTTTCCAAAATACTATAACGACAAATTATTGATTTATGAATGGATGCGTGGTTGGATTATGGCCGTAACCCTCGACAAAGACGGTAATTATGTATCGATGGAGCAGTTTATGCCAAGCTACAAATTTAGCAATCCTATGGATATGGAATTTGCCGAAAATGGTGATTTATATATGTTAGAATACGGCTCAGGCTGGTTTACAGCCAACGACGACGCTCGTTTAATCAGAATTGAATACAATGGCGGTAACCGTAAACCTGTTGTACAAATGGCTGCTAATCAGATGGGAGGAGCATTGCCATTCAAATTGAGCTTAACCTCAAAAGGTACAAGCGATGCCGATGGCGATGCCTTGACGTATTCTTGGAAAATTTCGTCTAAAAATGGGTTTAACAAAGTAATCAATCAACCCAACGCAGATTTGACATTGACTAAAGCTGGTATTTATAAAGTAACCTTGTCGGTAACAGATGCCAAAGGAGCTGTAAATACACAGTCTATGGAGGTTTCGGCTGGAAACGAACCTCCTGTTTTATCATTCGATATGCCAAAAAGTAATAAAACCTTCTTTTTCCCTAACAAATCGTTTGACTACGAAGTAATGGTCAACGACAAAGAAGATGGTAGCTTGGCCAATGGCAAAATCAAACCCGAACAAGTAGCTGTCAATATTGACTACCTAGCCGAAGGCTTCGACAAAGTGGCTATTGCCCAAGGTCACCGCTCGGCCGATGCCAGTGCTAGCCTAAATACAGGCCGAAAATTAATTGAAGCTAGCGACTGTAAAGCTTGCCACAGCGTAGATAAAAAATCGGTAGGCCCAATGTACCGTGAAGTTGCCCAAAAATACAAAGGCGACGGTACTGCACTCGAAAAACTCACCAAGAAAGTAATTGCTGGTGGTAGTGGTGTTTGGGGAGAAGTAGCCATGGCAGGACACCCTCAACTTTCTACCAACGATGCTTCTGAAATGGTAAAATATATTCTGAGCCTAGCCAACGAAAAAGTAAAAGAAAGTATCCTCCCAACCAAAGGTACATTTACAGCTAAATTACCCGCCAATGACAAAGGGCAAGGCGTTTATATTTTGCGTGCATCGTATCAAGATCAAGGAGCAAACGGAATTCCTTCTTTGGGTTCGGAACAAACCTTTACGCTTCGTAATCCAAAAATAGGGGCACACTCATTCGACAAATTTGAATCTGTGTCTAAAATGTCCTTTGGTGGCAACGAATTGGCTATCCCTGGCAAATCTGGTGCGTATGTAACGTTGAATAAAATTGATTTGACCAATATCAGACAAATAGAATTGTCGGTAATAGCTCCTAAGCCACAAGTAAATGCCCAGGGCGGAAAAATTGAATTTAGATTAGGCTCACCAACAGGTAAACTTATAGGCGAATCGGCCTTTGTAGAACCAAGCGAATCTTTGGGCTTCGCCGGAAAACCTGTAACCATCAATATTCCACCAACCGAAGGAATACACGATGTATATTTAGTTTTCCAGAACCCTAAAGCTGATTCACAAACGTTGATGATACTTATGGGGGCACAATTTAAAACAGAAATTACGGCTTCTGAACCTGTACAAGAAACGGCAGCTCCTAAAAATGATATGACCATTTATACAGGAAAGTATAAAATGACAGGTTTACCTTTTGACTATATTGAGGTAAAAGCACAAGATGGAAAGTTATTAATGAATGCTATGGGACAAGAAGGCGAATTGAAAGCCCTAAACGAACCAGACAAGTTTGATGCCGACGGCAAAGCCACTATCATATTCATTAAAGACGATACGGGCAAAGTAACAAAAGTAAAACTAGAGGCTATGGGCATGGGATTTGATGGAAAAAAAGAGTAA
- a CDS encoding NUDIX hydrolase, with protein sequence MEKQEDLIDFLENKQNYIPHLSIDCVVFGFHNNELKVLLLKIKNIDTWVLPGGFVGMSEGIDQAAFRILKERTGLENIYLEQFYTFGQENRSKENTLGNLLGIDQYEAYKKSWISKRFVSIGYYALVDFSKVNPTVDDLTEKYAWFELKQLPCLAFDHKDIIEKALATLRLNLDRKLVGFNLLPETFTMPELQSLYETILDVSLRRNNFQRKILNMDILERIEKLYTGAANKAPYLYKFKPASQPKFDE encoded by the coding sequence ATGGAAAAACAAGAAGACCTTATTGATTTTTTGGAGAATAAGCAAAATTATATACCACACCTTTCGATAGACTGTGTTGTTTTTGGTTTTCACAATAATGAGTTGAAAGTTTTGTTATTGAAGATAAAAAATATTGATACGTGGGTATTGCCTGGAGGATTTGTTGGTATGAGCGAAGGGATTGACCAAGCTGCTTTTAGAATTTTGAAAGAAAGGACAGGGCTAGAAAATATTTACTTGGAACAATTCTATACTTTTGGTCAGGAGAATCGTTCAAAAGAAAATACCCTTGGCAATTTACTTGGTATCGACCAGTACGAAGCTTACAAAAAATCGTGGATTTCTAAGCGTTTTGTTTCGATAGGATATTATGCTTTGGTTGATTTTTCAAAAGTGAATCCTACTGTTGACGACCTAACAGAAAAATATGCTTGGTTTGAATTGAAGCAATTGCCTTGTTTGGCTTTCGACCACAAGGATATTATTGAGAAAGCTTTGGCTACTTTAAGGCTCAACCTAGACCGCAAACTGGTAGGTTTTAATCTTTTGCCCGAAACCTTTACTATGCCCGAACTCCAGAGCTTATACGAAACCATTCTGGATGTATCGCTTCGTAGGAATAACTTTCAACGCAAGATATTGAATATGGATATTCTTGAAAGAATCGAAAAGCTTTATACGGGTGCTGCCAACAAAGCTCCATATTTATATAAATTTAAGCCAGCCAGCCAGCCAAAGTTTGATGAATAA